GACGAGCACAAATTTGTTAAAGAGCGTCAACCCGAGATTTAATACAAAGTACATTCCTAGCCAATACCCCACGCTATCCGTATACGAGACTTTAGCTGGATGCACTGTAGGTGTAGAAACATGGTTGATTTCCTTCCCGGTTAGGAGGCGATATGACTGAGACTCTGCTTGTTCTTTGTAGTGGACAGAATTTGCACGCAAGTGCGGTGGGTCATACAGATTGATCTTATTCGAAAAGGGAGAGAAGTGCAGATAGTCTTCGCACTTTTCTACAGTGTCCTTGCCAGGGTTAATCACCCTCCCACGGGGCTCTTTCCATTGGTAGCCAATGGCCGATGAACTTGCAAAAGCGTTGTCAGCGACAGCAGTGCTGGGGTGTGGTGAGAGGGAGCGTGATCGTGGTGGAGATGACAAACTACCGAGCAAAGacggaaagagagaagagacacCGGGCCAGTTGCTGTTATTTTCCTCAGCCATattccttccttctcgATGTTGCTCATCAGACTGAGATTCGCTTTGCTGCCCAGGGTCGGATCGAATTGGGCCGCCGTTAGGAGCTGTGAGAAGCGGGTTAGGCGAGTGGAACTCTATGCCCATACCAGGCAAGACTGGCTGCTCATCTAACGAGACAGGCGACGCCGCAGATTGTTCACCCGGCATTTCGGAAGCGACCTATCTCTACGCTGCAACTCGAGCGCGCATATACTGCTTTCTAGTTTGTAGGGTAAGATTTAAAGGTAAAAAGTATAATCAGAAAAAGTTTGAATGGAAGAAATATGAGTAGTTTGAAAATTGGAGACGCGAACTTGAGGGATAAGAAAGCGAATTATATAGAGATCGGCCTCCACCGACACGGTTTATTTAATCATTTATCAAAGTTCTATCTATTCTCAAAATTTACTTGAAATTGTGCATAACCTTTGCATGATTATATCCCTCTTCAAGCAGGTCATTTAATCGATTCGGGTTGATCGAGCCAACTCACCCAAGCTGAGGCTTCTACAATGGGTGCCACTTCAATTCAAAATCTGTATCAGTGACTGCCTTTTCTTGGGTTGCTCTGTGAATCAGTCACCCACATACTCTGCAGTTTGATCATTTGGCATCGAAGCCTAACGCCTTCTGCGATTTTTCTTGGATACGAGCAAGCGCGGTACATCTCTGTTTGCGTCTTATTCATCTAGAAAGGGAATAGAAATCAACTCACCGATGGAATCCGCTCGCCACGAGTGGAAGCAATAGATGCTTTTGGACGTTGGCGGATTGTTGGACGATCGACGGTATTCAGAATCTTGAGAAGGATTACGAAGCCTGATAGTCAGAGCTGGgagagaagatgttgatagATAACATTGTAATTGTCGTAATTATGCCCTGCGTTCTGAGCGTGAGACGCTATTTGGTGGGTTGATGCAAGGATGGATAGGCCATTTTCCTCAGTCTTTAAGGTGTATATACCAAGACTGTTCAAGTCATGTAATCCTTTTACAACCTTGCTAAACTTTGATTACCTAACGGTTCTTTTTCAGAATTGACTGGCATTATAGATACTATAACAAAAGGATTTATTCATACGATGTGAACTCTAAGAGCACTGAGAGACCGAGGTCCTTACCGACACGATGTCTTCTGACGAGACTAATTGAGAGGACGACGTTTGCAAGAGAAGCGGTAGATGTAAACGAGAcaaaaggaagatggcCAAGGTAGACGAGCCTTGAGATGGTCAGTATCATAGGCAGGCGAACCTAGAATTCTGTCATTTATCTTTACATAGCCGAACAGAGAAAATTCAATAGCATCTATATCTTGTGCATTTACTCCGAGGCGGACAGAGATGAATACTTGGTCGATCATATCGGAGATAAGCCTCCAACTACGCGCAAATCGCCTCACTTCTCCGATATTTGATTCCGCTCACTGTAGTCTCTCCTATCCTCTCCCTGGTGTGGTGGTGGAGAGTTTTCTTTGATGAGTTGGCAAgtttttgacttttcaagCATCAAGAATTTTTTAAAAAGGGCTATCAAGGTTTGTACAACTTGTAACTATTCAACAAGCTAGGCTGACCAAGTGTTGCTGCGTTGCGCCTGATTCTCCGTTGTTGAAAACCTCGAATTCATCAATACTGCAATTACTCAACCATTCATTTCTGTGTGCCACAGatgtcttccttctccGCCCAGCCTATTGTCATTGACAGCAAAGGCCATCTTCTCGGTCGACTTGCATCTATCATCGCCAAGCAGGTCAGTGTAGTTTTGGGTTTTGTGAAGCGTTTAGATTGAGATTTCGGTCGGTATACAGAGGGAAATGTGGGGCGTGGAAGATGCAAAAGTGTAAAGGGAACGGCTGGCTCAGAGCGCGATTAGCTACAGGAAGAATCGAAAGATCGGGGATCTTACAAGTGGATATGCTGACTCAATCTATAAAGATTCTATCTGGCCAAAAGGTCACCGTCGTCCGATGTGAAGAGATCAACGTTTCCGGTTCTTTCTTTAGGAACAAGATCAAGTACCACAACTACTTGCACAGTGAGTATTAATCTGTCAACTGCTGAGCATAAAGCTGAAGTATAATTTAGAGCGACACATTGTCAACCCCAAGAAGTCTGGTCCCTTCCACTTCCGTGCTCCTTCTCGTATCCTTTACAAGGCTGTCCGCGGTATGGTTCCTCACAAGACTAGCCGAGGCGCTGCCGCCCTTGAACGGCTCGAACTTTATGAAGGTGTTCCCCCTGCTCAGGATAAGGTCAAGAGGGTTGTTGTTCCTGCTGCCCTTAGAGTTCTTAGGTTGAAGCCTGGAAGGAAGTTCTGCACTCTCAAGAGGATTAGTGCTGAGGTTGGATGGAACTACAAGGATGTTGTTGACAGGCtcgaggagaagaggaaggtcAAGGGTCAGGCTTACTTTGAGCGCAAAGTGCGTTGATCTGTTATTGGCATTCTCCCTTTGCTGACTTTTCGTATAGCAAGCTGCCCTTAAGCTTCGTGCCAAGGCAACAGCTTCTGTTCCAGAAGATGCCAAGCTTGTTCAGTTCGGCTACTAGGTTTTTTTACTCTAGCAAGTTGATTTGGGCCGAGTTGGAGTCATGCACGATGATCACATAACGATAAGGGCAACAGACTGGCCGGTGCATACCTTCGGCAACGATGTCAGAGGTTTGATCTTATCTTTCATCTGTTTGGAGAACAATCAGGATAAGGATTCACAAATCCGCAAGACCAGTAAAtttgaaatattgaaaaacAGAATTAGTGCGATTCGATATTGGTTAGTTCATTGCGATATGGTGTACTGTTCATCATCACAGTGGGTACTTACGTTGTGAATCCGATCACCCACTCCTCTCATTCCATTTTACAGTCAACTTGTGAGTATCAAAAAAAACCTCACATTGGTTCTACCTATCATAGCAAGAAGCAGCATTGATGTTGGACTGGAACTGCATAAGCTCATATGTTGATAAAACAAGGGTACTAACAGCTGTCCTCCTGCCAATTTACTTGCAACCTTGCTAACTGTTTTTCAACTCAAGTTTTGATCTCATGCTATGGCACCGCTAACATTCTAGAGTATCTTCTATGAAACCTCAATTCCAAAGCACGCTTCCTATAGAAAAAAAACTAGCTTCTCAATCGTGGTCCATGACTATTGGTAGCGCCCATCTACTATTAGTACGCGTGATCCTAGGCTTGAGACCAAGTGTTAAGATTTCAACCTGACACAGTCAGTGTTTGATACTGTGTGTATAGTCTCTCACAGTTCAATGGCAAGTAGACATTCTGTGGTTCAAAGAGATATAGTCAAATTCATTACAATTGCATAAGTATCGCAACACTGCTAATAAAGTTTAAAGATATCATGATattttggaagaaagtTGTGAATCTTGACGTGAGAGTAGACGATCGTTGAAGAAATAACATTAAGTCGTTGACCAAGGAGAGTGTTGTAGTGATCATAATCTTTCTGAAATGGTGTTCTTTTCTGGCCATAACTTTTGTCAGTCAATAGTCTGGGCCATAAATTTCATCAAAGATTATCTCGTAATAGTCTAACTGAATGAGGGTTGGAGTAAAATAGTCTTCAAGAATCAACTGTTTTATACCCTCTGTCCATGCAGCTTGTCATTATTTGAGGTTGTCGTTGAGCATATTCCACAAATACCTCAGATCTTTGACTCCCTTGGATAATCCCTATCATCAattccaatcttttcctcccCTGTTTGCCTTGCCGACCTTAGCCATACTTCCATACCTTTTGCCAGCCCctcttcccattcttccTCACAGTGACCGTCACCGTCGCCGTTGTCGGCAATTACCTCTCCATTTGAATCAAGTACTGCATCTGCAAATGACCAATCTCTCTCAAATCCAGACGGCAGATAATCATGCCGTCCAGAATAGACCATCGCCCATTGGCCAGTACCACATGGCGGTAAAGAATCTAAaagagctgaagaagacggcGATGGATAGTCAAACTGAAATCTAGACCCAAGAAGCTTGCGTTCATATAAAGATGTCGTCGCACAGCCAGCTAAGACTTCCAAGTCTCGGTTGCCCGTTAGCTTTGAGGATAATTTTTGTCAACATTCATCATGATCTAAGATAGACGATGGAAAACGTACGGCTCTCCCAATAGCAATCAGACTCGCGGCATGTGAAAAAATGACAACACACTTGACCTCTGGCCACTCTCCTTCGACTCGCGAGATGAAGGCATCCACAAAGATTTCTGCTCTCTCAT
The sequence above is a segment of the Cryptococcus depauperatus CBS 7841 chromosome 5, complete sequence genome. Coding sequences within it:
- a CDS encoding ribosomal protein L13, with the protein product MSWQVFDFSSIKNFLKRAIKMSSFSAQPIVIDSKGHLLGRLASIIAKQILSGQKVTVVRCEEINVSGSFFRNKIKYHNYLHKRHIVNPKKSGPFHFRAPSRILYKAVRGMVPHKTSRGAAALERLELYEGVPPAQDKVKRVVVPAALRVLRLKPGRKFCTLKRISAEVGWNYKDVVDRLEEKRKVKGQAYFERKQAALKLRAKATASVPEDAKLVQFGY